In the genome of bacterium, one region contains:
- a CDS encoding PIN domain-containing protein has protein sequence MSELFADTSGWGNLVDSTQPYHALAATIYRTSRQQGRKVITTNYVIAELAMLMTSPLRIPRTRVIAFIAGLKNSPYVEVVHVDLRLDEQAWQLFRSHQDKEWSLADCASFVVMRQRGMGEALTTDHHFEQAGFIRLLK, from the coding sequence ATGTCTGAACTATTTGCTGACACATCGGGATGGGGCAATTTGGTTGATTCAACGCAGCCTTACCATGCGTTGGCAGCAACCATTTATCGGACATCCCGTCAACAGGGACGGAAAGTCATTACAACTAACTATGTTATTGCTGAATTAGCAATGTTAATGACCAGTCCTCTACGCATTCCTCGGACAAGAGTGATTGCGTTTATTGCAGGTTTAAAAAACTCACCTTATGTTGAAGTTGTGCATGTGGACTTGAGACTTGATGAACAGGCTTGGCAGCTATTCAGAAGCCATCAGGATAAGGAGTGGAGCCTTGCGGATTGTGCGAGTTTTGTAGTGATGAGACAGCGTGGTATGGGAGAAGCTTTGACAACCGACCATCACTTTGAACAAGCAGGTTTTATTCGTTTGCTGAAATAA